Proteins encoded within one genomic window of Malaclemys terrapin pileata isolate rMalTer1 chromosome 22, rMalTer1.hap1, whole genome shotgun sequence:
- the IL22RA1 gene encoding interleukin-22 receptor subunit alpha-1, translated as MKEPLIFWAVCSLVGCSITERSPLLKHAAFSSTNFENIFKWESEADTPPGTVYEVQYKRYGDEDWLQKSECQNITQPFCNLTNETENFRERYYARVRAIVQNCCSSDWVCSQRFYPREDTTIGKPEVKYVPSVRSIKFFIQPPYTPLRDEDGSQLTVEDIYSRFATIDYHVTLFSQKTHQEWEKNENNKEFEVSNLNPDTEYNVTIYLKHLEKRSQPRVFCVSTLPDTTWLLYCVGGITFATGSLFAVVCYVIYKYIKQRTARPKSLDFRGISAFQPLMLTVEHIISPINDLSKTTLYTPDVQLMPINLLQQTSLFHLQKTSYQQQANELAFQPIIQPVSQADSFPSAYAPQIAQENLPCTLNKKPLALTYGVCIESPRCINRRNSQPDQMLQDISPERFVSGKLKTKTPGERYCDENYKEQRPKLVERGLWESRDTDLTGSVFSMGPAQQLMLQTDCEEAKLYMPQQSLSLLQEGGNYRWQMAGLLPLLSSLTVDTNSVSEDGLPPSSSSPLLKSVCTCDDLPGECSTGQLMSLDSLSYPENKQTPPDFQTTDVLPAAREPGCLELNAIAPHASSSIQNTDMLFTMLFRDLDLKVQWEHGQNENTLMC; from the exons GTACGGGGATGAAGACTGGCTTCAGAAGAGCGAGTGCCAGAATATCACGCAGCCCTTCTGTAACCTCACAAACGAGACGGAAAACTTCAGAGAGCGCTACTATGCTCGAGTGAGGGCCATAGTCCAGAACTGCTGCTCCTCCGACTGGGTCTGCTCACAAAGATTCTACCCCAGAGAAGACA CTACTATTGGAAAGCCGGAGGTGAAATACGTTCCTAGCGTTAGATCCATAAAGTTTTTCATCCAACCCCCCTACACCCCTCTGAGAGATGAGGATGGCTCCCAGCTCACTGTGGAAGACATCTACAGCAGATTTGCTACCATCGATTACCACGTGACACTATTCAGCCAAAAGACACACCAAGAG tgGGAAAAGAATGAGAACAACAAAGAATTTGAAGTTTCCAACTTGAACCCAGACACTGAATATAATGTCACAATATATCTCAAGCACTTAGAAAAACGAAGCCAGCCTCGTGTATTTTGCGTTAGTACGTTACCAG ACACCACCTGGCTCCTATACTGTGTTGGGGGAATTACATTTGCTACAGGATCGCTGTTTGCTGTGGTATGTTATGTGATCTATAAATACATCAAGCAACGCACAGCACGGCCGAAGTCTTTG GACTTCAGAGGGATTTCAGCCTTCCAGCCCCTCATGCTAACAGTGGAGCATATTATAAGCCCCATTAATGATTTATCCAAAACTACTCTGTACACCCCAGATGTGCAGTTAATGCCAATTAATCTGCTGCAGCAGACGTCTTTATTCCATTTGCAAAAAACTTCCTATCAACAACAGGCCAATGAGTTGGCGTTTCAGCCCATCATTCAGCCAGTCAGCCAAGCGGATAGTTTTCCTTCAGCGTACGCTCCTCAAATAGCCCAGGAAAATCTACCATGCACACTGAACAAGAAACCTCTGGCCTTGACATATGGAGTGTGTATCGAAAGCCCAAGATGCATCAACAGGAGGAATTCTCAGCCAGACCAGATGCTGCAGGATATTTCTCCTGAAAGGTTTGTCAGTGGCAAACTTAAAACCAAGACACCAGGCGAAAGGTACTGTGATGAGAACTACAAGGAGCAGAGGCCGAAGCTGGTAGAGAGAGGATTATGGGAAAGCCGTGACACTGACTTGACAGGATCGGTGTTCTCCATGGGGCCAGCGCAGCAGCTGATGCTCCAGACAGACTGTGAGGAAGCTAAGCTGTACATGCCCCAGCAGTCACTGTCTCTGCTGCAGGAAGGAGGAAACTACAGATGGCAGATGGCAGGGTTGCTGCCATTGCTGTCCTCGCTGACAGTTGACACAAACTCTGTCTCAGAGGATGGACTTCCTCCATCATCATCCTCCCCCTTACTAAAGTCAGTCTGTACCTGCGATGACCTCCCCGGGGAATGCAGCACAGGCCAGTTGATGTCATTAGATTCATTGTCATATCCTGAAAACAAACAGACGCCTCCGGACTTTCAAACAACAGATGTGCTACCGGCAGCAAGGGAGCCAGGCTGCCTAGAACTAAACGCCATTGCACCCCATGCCTCTAGCTCCATCCAGAACACTGACATGCTTTTCACTATGTTGTTCAGAGACTTGGACTTAAAGGTACAGTGGGAGCATGGCCAGAATGAAAACACACTGATGTGTTAG